aggaaatgaatatTGGCAATATGGGAGTCAAATGAAGCAAAGTCTAATCTATTTATACACAAAAAAGGATCACTCTCTTCCAGTTTCAGATCGTTAGTTTTCACTACTACAGGAAGTTCAGCTACCGCCCGctagaagcaaaaaaaaaaaaattttaaagacaTCGAGTGAGAGAATTGGGCTCCAAAACACCCTTCCGTACAATGATACAAAGATGGAAAAaggacaaaagaaaatgaagaaagttacGGGTAATAACCAGAAATTAGCTAATTCAAAGTCCTCCCAAACTGTTCAATATATTTCTTATCTGCATTGGCTAGGCGATCTTGAAACTGCACCCACTCACTTCTGCACCTctctcttacctaccaaattagATAGAAAAGAATTCAAGCTAGTTACTTGACGTTTGGACAAATCTAATGAAATTCAGTTCAATGCAAAATCATGCAATTCAAACAGAGTGCAGATATAAGACCTATGAATCCTAATTTAAACATGATTGTTAGAATGTAGGTGATATAGAATAACTCAGATTACCATAAAATTGGATGAAGAAGCTTtcagagttgacttttgcaaaaAAAACGAAGGACAAAGAAAAGGCctcaataaaaaaatatacagAAAGGTTGAAATGGAAACCGAACAAGTAACAGCTTACATACCCCTTGCCAAGGAGCTTTTCCATTTTCAGATTGACCCTGGAATCAACGAAGCTGAAGCTGTTAGCATCATTATCAACAAAACAAATCTAAATGAGGGGAAACCAGATCAAGGGACAAGTAGGATAATTGACGtggaagaaaaaaatgtaaataaggGGGTTGCTGCTAAAAAGTTGCTTATTTTATAAATGAAGAACCATTTgctcaaaaatggaaattaaagtTGAACAGAACAACATTTGCAAACAACTAAACTTCATTATTTTAATCACctctaggaaaaggaaaagcaagTCCCGATGGTTGTAATAAAGTAGTTAACTGACCTGACTTCCCAGAGAAGGAATAACTTGATGAACTATCCACTGAGAGTCAACCACATCAATTTTCTCATGTGCAGGCTACACAGGCAAAATACACTTACAATGAAACTGATAATACGCagacatccatttgaaatacatacatgttttccaattttatcTGTTTTACATGCCACTGTCCCGCAGATCTCTCCTTCCAACAGGAATATGAAAAGCAGGTAGACAAGCCTTCTTTTCTAAATCTTTCAAATAATACAGTGATAAGAAACAAATAAAACCACTGACCTCCACACATCTCCTTAGTGCAAAATCCAATCCCCAACCATGCACCAAATCATTCTAGAAATGTTATTGAAAGTAAAAAATCAGCGTGAGCTCTAAGCTGGAAAGAACCAAGGCTAATGAGAGCAGCTAAAAGCAAAAATAGTTGGAGGTACAACAAGGCTTAAAACATACGTATACAAATGACAAAGTTAGAGAAGGGAACCTGAATCATATGCCAAACACATCGCCAAGCATCCCGCGAGAAAACAGGAGCCACAATTTCCACAAAGCTGaattcaaaaaggaaaaacacaagGAAAATTAGTTGAAGGTAAATGTTGAAGCCACCCCAATCCTTTATACTTTTCTTAACTATATATCTCCATTTTAAGGGCCTGAGCATAAATCATGGGTCATAACTCAACCTACAAACACTaccataaaatcaaatttttcaacaataagaCGTGATATTGCTATGAGATGTCTTGTAGCTAAGCTCTTCTTTTTGGCAATGGTCAACCTGATGAAGAAATATGACCATCAGAGAAAGTGAGCTTCTTGTTTCTGGCAATTTCAACTTTCAAGCCATGTAAATAAACAATAGTTTCCCAAGAcaacatttttgttgtttttcagtttaatattattattttcttgggttaaagAGATTGACCTTCGGAAAACCAAACAATCAATCTCTGGAAAATTTAAATCTTTGGAAAACCAAACAATCACTCggaagagaaaaaaacaaatccttttcaggtttggattataagaaaataaaaacaagaaaaacaaactgCATGGCTCCCAAATTGCCATTCAGTCAATCAAAAGAACAATGTATCAGTTCAAAACTACAAAATTCAATCTATTATGATAAGTGAACCCTGCTCAATTACAATACAATCTCATCTCATACTACCTGGGGTCAGTAACTTGCTATCATCTTCTTTCCCGCAGGTGTCTCTAATATCAGAAAATAATGTTTCTTCCATTTATCTCCTTTTTGAATGCGAAGAATTAGCATAAAAGTCCTTAAAAAGTTATTCATAAAGAGGTTAACATATTTAGTTAACTCTACACTCATGACTGTAAGCGTTGGTAGATTTATTAGTTTCAGATACTAAATGATCCTCAGATATCCATTAAATATAGAAGAGATAAAAATTCAGACAAAGCCAGCAATTCTAAAGCCCAAACTGCTAGCCGAAAAATCGTGGAATTTTACACAAATTATACCAAAACCTCCAATTCTCTTAGCTAAATAtaataaattaccaaaatttacGAAACCCACAATGGGTATTAGGGCAAAATAATTCCCAAGGTCGGTTTTTTTCTTGAAGTGGTTCGATTATTAAAGAGGGGAAACAACGAAAGAGAACAAGATTTCCTAATGTTGTGCACCAATTAAGGACGATATACTACTACTCCGTTGAAATGTAGATAGAAATtcagattaattgaaacaaaagaaaaaagagcgcGAAAGAGAGAGATTGAGATATtgagagaaggaagaaagttgaagaaaataTACCTCCGGTTGCAAGGTTATTCTCGGTCTGAAGAACCGCGATACTCTGCATCTTGGACGCCATCGTACCTTCTCTTCTATCTATCTCCCTGAGATTAGCTTTCCTTTTTCAGTTCAGAAACTTCTACTGCGGATTCCGTCTGTAAGTAGTAGAGAGCTACATTAGAAGATgtggctggaatttgatgaTGGGGAGGAGAGGGAAAGACAAGTAAAGAGGGGCAGCCAAACAAACGGCTTCCAGAGTCCAAATCCCAGCTACCAAAGAAATCACAAACCAGTCTCCTAAAAGCAATGAAAAAAATGCTTGCACAACAAAACACAAGAACCATTAGCATCAAACAAGTTTTTACAGAGGAGGAGAAAAACATGAATACAGAGCAACCTGAAGAGAAGACCCGACCTCACTggagagaaagaagaaagcaCAAGATCTGCAACCAACAGTGAAGATGGCACGTCCTTGGGCGGTAACAAGCCCGTGgatgagaaaaaaaagagaaaactgcACGTCAGTGGACAAGGGACAAAAGAAATACGAactttagccaaaaaaaaaaaaacaaaaaaaaacaaaaagaggggCAGACCAGAGGTAACCCGAAGAGAAGATCTGACCTCACcggagatgaagaagaaagcctATTACAACAAAACAAAGGAGGAGGTCAACAAAATTTTGTACCAGGTTCCAGAGGATGCGGATAAGTGATAGAGCAacattatcccaaaaaaaaccaaaaaaagaaagaaagagaatgtAATGGGAGAGAGAATGCAGCGGGAAGAGAGCAAATGCAGCAGAAGATCAGAAAGACGGAAGCACGGGCACATGGGACACTGGCAGGCGAGGCCAGATGGGAAAACTAACGCGCGATGCGCGAACAACATGATGATTCCAATCCACATGCCGGGCACGTGAGAGGACGACGAAAATTCTGGCTGAATGGAGTTGCCATGTTATCTACTTATGTTGAAAAGCCACCCCCACTTGCTCGCTCGATAAAGCGCTCCTTTTTCACTTTCTCTCCGCCACTGCACAATTTGGAGCTCAGATTCTGCTTTCATTTTTGAATCAGAGAGTGAAAATGAGGACAGCAATGTTGAGATCCGTACTCAAGAGAAGTTCATCTAATCTGATGAGCTCTACGACGTCAGCCTACGGAGTTCGCCGTGGATTCGCATCGGAATCTGCTCCCGAGAGGAAAGTCGCCGTTTTGGGTGCCGCGGGAGGGATCGGCCAGCCTCTGGCTTTGCTTATGAAGCTTAATCCTCTCGTCTCCAAGCTCGCCCTCTACGATATAGCTGGCACTCCTGGTGTTGCCGCCGATGTTAGCCACATCAATACCAGATCTGAGGTCCTTTTATTCCTCTTCATTTTCAAACTCGATTTACCAGTTTCTCAATTTCGATTGTTTGAATTATGGAAATTCCTTAACTGTTGTATTTGAACGCTAGGGTTTAtgattttgtacaatttggggATTTAGAGTTTTATTTGACGCACATTTCCGTTCATTGCCACGCCACTCTAATAATATACGCCATACTAGCTTTGCTGGATTTTATTCATTTGGTTGCAGTCGGTGCGGTTTTCAGATGAATTCAGATGACTGCTGAGGTAGTGTAGTAGCTTCTAGTTACCTTACTCGTGGCACATAGAATTGGTAATTTCAATTAGATATGGATCAAATTTCGTCTCTAACTTGTTGCTTGCATGATGTTGATGGGATGTTTAGAAGTCGCGAAAGAGGATTTGACTTTCTTGCATGATAAGTAACTTGGATGTGCGactgtatttttcttttgactgAAGTTCTGAGTTTGCTTCCTGGTaaatttttccaaagtttaTAGTTGGCTGCTGAGGCTGATTGGGTTGTATTTCATGCAGGTTGTTGGTTTTATGGGAGAAGAGCAACTAGGACAGGCACTGGAGGGATCTGACGTTGTGATCATTCCAGCTGGTGTGCCCAGGAAGCCTGGTATGACTCGCGATGATCTCTTTAACATCAATGCTGGGATTGTGAAATCTCTCTGCACTGCCATTGCCAAGTACTGCCCGCATGTGAGTATGATCTGTTTGGCTTCATGATTGATTTAATACTCGAGTGAAAAGCTGCTATGGTCCTAACCTTTTTGGGTTCTGTACGAATCAGGCACTTGTTAATATGATTAGCAATCCTGTAAACTCTACTGTCCCCATAGCTTCTGAGGTCTTCAAGAAAGCAGGGACTTATGATGAAAAAAAGTTGTTTGGCGTCACTACACTCGATGTTGTCAGGGCGAAGACATTCTATGCTGGGAAGGCCAAAGTCAATGTTGCAGGTATATCTGCTAGGCCTTGGATTATAGTGTGGTGTATGTAATAGTGTCTTACTCGTTCTTTGTCATGTTTTGGTTTTGGGAAGTAGTCTATTCTGGCCTTATCTTACCTTTTAATGCTTGCTCCTTTCCTCCAGAGGTTAACGTACCTGTTGTTGGAGGTCACGCTGGTATAACGATTCTACCATTGTTCTCACAGGTGCCATCATGCTGCTGCTATCactgattttctttttgttattttttctttgtttttacaTATGATGTTTTCATTGCCATTGGCTGAGCCATGTGTGGCTGATTTGCATCACAACTATAGGCAACTCCTAAAGCTAATTTGCCAGATGAGGATATAAAGGCTTTGACAAAAAGAACACAGGATGGTGGAACAGAGGTGGTTGAAGCTAAGGCTGGAAAGGGTTCGGCTACCCTTTCAATGGCGTAAGTTGTCTTTCATTCTTCTGTTGTTTCAAGTCTTCATGATGCTGTGTTTCAATGGAAGATATCGATATGATGTTTGACGGATTTACGGAGGTTGGTTTTctttggttgtatggtgaagaaAGTGTACAAGaattcttttgaaattataatATCAGTTTAATATCAGGTCTAAATTCTTGCATGATTCGAAAATCCTGCTGTAGCTTGGTCATGCACATGGTTCATGGTGGCTAAGTGGTAGTTGTGTGTTCAAGTGCTATTTCTTCCCACATCCTTGCTTCTTGTAATTGTTTCAAACCATCAGCTTAGTTGCACTAGAATGCTCATAGATATAAGCATGCTGATCTTATGTATAATGAGCATAATATTTCTATTCTAAAGAAGGATCATTTTTTCTCTTAAGCTTGCGTGCTAGAACTGCTTGCAAACATGAGGTAGTTATTATTATCTTGCCacagttattattgaaatgtgtATTGGAAGACTAGTAAAGAGCATATCGTCTGCAGGTCATGATACTAAAGTTCAGTGGCAGTGTGTGCACCTTGAGAAATCCCTTTTTTGCAGCTTCATGCTTGATCTCatatttttgttgtcaaatttGTCATGTGATTCATGTTACACCTATTGGCAATGTTTAAGAGATTTATGATTTGTCCTTTGCCTAACTAGTATATTTCTGCAGCTATGCTGGTGCCATATTTGCCGATGCCTGCTTGAAGGGCCTTAATGGCGTTCCAGATGTTGTAGAGTGTTCATTTGTGCAGTCAAGTGTCACTGAGCTACCTTTCTTTGCATCCAAGGTACATACATTGATGTCCTTTGTGGTAATGCCCCTCTTTAACTTTTCATTTGTTGATACTAGCCCCTCTTAACTTGGAAAGGGAAGCTTTATGTGTCTAGCCTGACCTACCTCTTTAGGCAACCTTGCTTCATTTGGAGATAtaagattttttatttaattcttcgaGTCATAGACGCGTTTGAGTCTGTAGGTAGGTTACAACCTGTTTTTACTTATCTGTGAAATGCTTCTGATAAATAAAGGGAAAACTCTTAGTCTCCTCATCAGTCAGAGAGTCTCACCACTTATAGGCCCAAGGGAGTAGTTTTAAATTGTTGTTCACTTGGAAGGGGAAGCTTTATGTAGCTAGCCTGACCTGCCTCTTTAGGCAACCTTCCTTCTTTTGGAGATGTATGCTTTTTCATTAATTCTTCGAGTCATAGACGTGTTTTGAGTCTGTAGCTAGGTTACAACCCATTTTTACTTATCTGTGAAATGCTTCTGATAACAACGGGGAAATTCTGAGTCCCCTCATAAGTCAGAGAATCTCACAAGTTCTAGGCCAAAGGGAGCAGTTTCAAATTGTTGTTTCTTGTCCTTCTTTACACCGGTCCATCCAATGTTCATGGTGCTTTTGCATTATCTTGTGATCTTCTTATGTGGATGTTGTGAAATGATTGCTTGTTCTATCAGGTGAGACTTGGTAAGAATGGTGTGGAGGAAGTGCTGGGGTTAGGCCCACTTTCAGACTATGAGAAAGAAGGCCTCGAGGCTTTGAAGCCAGAGCTTAAATCATCCATTGAGAAGGGAATCAAGTTCGCGAACCAGAGTTGAAATGACCTTTTTAATGCTTTATTATGACAATTTTGCCATTTTTGTGCCAAATGTTGTATCCATTTGGAGTGCCCTGTTTGCTGCTAAGGACATCTGGGCATAGTTGATGTAGGGAATCAGAGTAGACAGAATATCCTTTAAATAATACCCCTAGCAAACTCGATGAGGATGTGCCTCTTGTTTTACATTATTGGACACTTATGTCCAATACTATACAATTTACAATGGTCAGCCAAATTTCGATCTATGCATTTATATCATTAGCTAACATGTTGCCTTTAGACTACCCCTGACAAAATCTCACCTGCTGCCAATGTCTCCTGATAATAGGCTAGCAAGACGTTTGTGAGCAATTTCATTTTTGGGTCGTTACCGAGTGAAATGAAGGTTTATGATTAAAATTCTGAGGTCTTACATGCAACTTAGTTCGTAATTTCATTACGACCGGTATCCTAAATTTGAATTCTGTGCAAGTGCAAAAAGCCGGTAATTCTGAATCCACAACCAAATTGAAGTCTCCTCCCAAACGTTTCTGGAtttgtaaaatatttttggtGGCTAATGAAACTTTATGAAGTTTTATGCCAGTTGCGGAATTAAAATTCAAAGCATCCGTCTTAACCATCTTTCCAGACAAAATGGCAACAAGCTGCGCGATAAGAATGCAGAGAATCCGTCTTGACCATCTTTCAGACAACTAGGAGGGTTCAAAATAAGACAACGTTACGATTTTGgaggaatgcaaaataaatagcCATTTTGATCCCTCAAAACTATTTTAGAATCCTCTTACGATATAATTACAACACGAACTGTTTAATCTTCTTCAGAGTAACTTTTCTGGGAGAAATAATTGGAGTTTTAGCCGTTTGGATTATCTAATTCAGTGTGTAGAACACTTGAATGTATAGCTCCCACATGAGGAATGTGTTTTGTTGGAAACATATTCAATGAATTGGTCAAGAAAATAATGAATGTAAAGAAAAACTATTAATTCCTCAATCATTACATCATTAgtagatttcttttttctcatgatttcaTTAGTACATctctttcccttctttctttccagttaattttatatacaccaACAATACATACTAACATTATAATTGAATCATgacacatatgcaaaatttaaaatttaaacttaGATGATTTATCATATATTTAACGGTGAAAGTATAAATACTATCAATATATAGCAgattaattcttttcttaattgttttcttttgtttttggcacGAGAAATCACGAGGACAGTTCAGCCACACAAATTGAACATAACAACGCACATAAATGTTTTCACCCCGCTCAATACACTGATTATGCAAATATAATTTACATAAAGGTTTTGTGGCTAGACGTGCTTTCGAGTTGAAATCTGTACAAAGATAacataaaaactattttttctaCTTTAACAGCTTGGTAGTATGATACAATACGCAATAACACGTCCGAGCAGGCAATACAGTCTACACATC
The DNA window shown above is from Coffea arabica cultivar ET-39 chromosome 5e, Coffea Arabica ET-39 HiFi, whole genome shotgun sequence and carries:
- the LOC140006722 gene encoding uncharacterized protein gives rise to the protein MIQNDLVHGWGLDFALRRCVEPAHEKIDVVDSQWIVHQVIPSLGSQGQSENGKAPWQGSTLKASSSNFMVRERCRSEWVQFQDRLANADKKYIEQFGRTLN
- the LOC113688097 gene encoding malate dehydrogenase, mitochondrial, with the protein product MRTAMLRSVLKRSSSNLMSSTTSAYGVRRGFASESAPERKVAVLGAAGGIGQPLALLMKLNPLVSKLALYDIAGTPGVAADVSHINTRSEVVGFMGEEQLGQALEGSDVVIIPAGVPRKPGMTRDDLFNINAGIVKSLCTAIAKYCPHALVNMISNPVNSTVPIASEVFKKAGTYDEKKLFGVTTLDVVRAKTFYAGKAKVNVAEVNVPVVGGHAGITILPLFSQATPKANLPDEDIKALTKRTQDGGTEVVEAKAGKGSATLSMAYAGAIFADACLKGLNGVPDVVECSFVQSSVTELPFFASKVRLGKNGVEEVLGLGPLSDYEKEGLEALKPELKSSIEKGIKFANQS